The Mycolicibacterium aichiense region CGGCCGCCTTCTGCTTGGGTGACACGAGCACGACGACGGCGTTGGTGGCCGCAAGCGTCGGCTTCGGGTCGCCGCCCCCGTCCGCGGCGCCCATGACGTCGACAACGTCGCCAGGACGGATCACGTCGAGCACCGCCGCGTCGGCAAGATGCAGCGGGACCACCCGGGCGTCGGGCCCGGCGCTGAGACCGGTCAATCGTGAGCCGAGCACCCTGACGTCGGTGAGCACCTCGCCCCGTCGCGCCGGTCCGGCCAGGGTTGCCCCGATCACGTCGTCGACTTTCGTCAGGGAACCATCGGGAACCGTTGCGGCAGAATGCTTCTCCACCTTTACAGCGTCGGCGTCCAAAGTCAGCCCCGGGCTGAGGTCATGCGCTGCGACCACCACGTCGGTTCGATCATGGTCGGGGTCGGGCCGCAGCGCGGCAAGGCCGGCGAGAACGACCAGCGCACCGGCCACGGCCCGGCGCGCCACGACCGTGCGGGTGAAGTCGGGGCGGAGCATGTGCCGGATCCGGCTCGGCAGTGTGGGGTTGAGCGACTCGCCCATGGCGCAACCGTAAAGGGCGGGCAGCGATGAGGGTTACGCGTCGCGCGCCGGCCTGTTGACAACTTCCGCTGCGGGGGGAGCATTGTTTGCAGGCGGACGTGTTTGTGCTTTCTGGACGCCCTGAGTGTTGTTTGCTTGTACCGTATCCAGCTGGAGTTCGGCGCCTGTGCTGGGGAGAGGAGGCGCAGTGGTGAACGGCGATCAGCTTCTCGCGCGCAGACTCCTGGCGGCGCTTGCTGCCGGCGGAGTGGAACCGTTCTTCCAACCGATCGTGGCCCTGGACGACGGCCATGTCCTGGGATTCGAGGTTCTCGCCCGATGGAACGATCCGGAGGAGGGCTACATCGCCCCCGACCGGTTCATTCCGATCGCGGACCGGTTCGGCCTGCTCGATCGCATGCTGGATCAGCAGATGCGCACAGCATTTTCGGCCGCTGCGGACTGGCCGCACCATCTGTTCCTCGGCTTCAACGTCTCGCCGACCCAGCTGCGCAACCCCGAGCTGGCGACCAGAATCGCCAAAGCGGCGATGGATTCGTCATTTCCGTTGAGCCGCGTGCACATTGAAGTGACCGAGTCGGGGTTCATCGACGATCTGACCCAGCCCCGACGCACGCTCGACCGCCTGATCAACCTCGGCTGCATGATCGCGATGGACGACTTCGGCACCGGCTACTCGAGTCTGACGTGGCTGAGCACGTTGCCGTTCTCAAAGTTGAAGATCGACGCCAGTTTCGTGACGGCGATGGAGGAACACCGCCAGAGCCGCAAGATCGTGCACGCGGTGGTGAGCCTGGGTCACAGTTTGGGCCTGGCTGTCGTGGCGGAGGGGGTCGAGACGCCCGGGCAGGCCGAGCTGTTGCGGACCATGGGCTGCAAGCTGGCACAGGGCTATCTGTTCGGACGACCGATGCCGGCCAGGCAGGTGCCAGATGCGTTGGCGCAGATGGCTTCCGCGCAGGCCGCCAAGAATCTGTCGGTGCCGATGTCCCTGGAATTGCGCGCCCACCGGCTGTCCGAGAGCTACGCCCCGGACGTCGCCGTCGCGTTCATGGATCCGGCAGGCACTGTCGTCGCATCCAGCACGGCGTTCGACAAGACGTTGGACTCCGACGGGGGAGACGTCGCCGGACGTCACATCTGGGATCTGATCGGGGTCACTCCGGACACCATGGCCGAACTCCGCGCTTCGGACCTGCTCGACGAGCCCTTCCCGGCGTTCGACGAGAAGGCGGCCGACGGGTCGGTGGGGCAGGTTCACATCCGGCCCGTCAAGGACGAGAGCAGTGAATTGGTCGGGTTCACAGTCGAATTCGGGGACAACCCCAATTCGGCGGGGATGGCGTCCTGAGCGCGCGAAAACCGACGCGCTGCAATGAAACTCGGTGTCAGCTCGATGCCGCGGCGGCCGGCGCGGAGGACGCCGACGAACTGGACGAGCTGGACGAACTCGAGGAATCGCTGGAGCTCGTCGACTTCTCCGAAGACGACGACGAGGATGAGGACGACTCCGACTTGCTGCTCTTGCCTGCTTCGCGACTGTCCGTGCGGTAGAAGCCGCTGCCCTTGAAGACCACGCCCACCGAGTTGAACAGCTTGCGCAGCCGACCGGAGCACTCGGGGCAGGTGGTCAGCGCGTCATCAGTGAACGCCTGCACCGCGTCGAAGCGGTTGTCGCACTCGGTACACGCGTAGCTGTAGGTCGGCACTTGAACCTCCGGAACGAGACTTGGTCTGTTAGCACTCTACCGTGCCAAGTGCTAGAACCGCCACGTGGCACGTATCATTCCCCCAAGCCGCGCCGGGGGTGCGCCGCGACGAAATGGGGAAAAAACCCTTCGAGGGGGAGCGTCCGGGTGCATGGTATGCCGAGTGGCCTCACGCTGGGTTGGCCAGCGCAGAAAGACCGTGTTTGGGGGTGAGGACATGGGTCATCCGAATGTCATGAGGTTCGCTGGGCAGTTCGTCCACCAGCTCCAGGTCGCGGACCACCGCGACCAGCTTGGCGGTGGGTTGGCACAACGGCAGCGAGCGGTCGTAGAAGCCACCGCCGCGACCCAGCCGCACCCCTCGGCGGTCCACCGCCAGAGCCGGCACCAGAACGAGGTCCGCCTCGCCCAGGGCCGAGCTCGGCAGCACCGGCCCGGCGGGCTCGCGCAGCCCGTATCGCGCGGCGACCAGCTCGCCGGGCACGTAGACGCCCCAGAGCAGGGCCAAGGGTTCGCCGCCGGCGCCGGTGCGCGTCACCGGCAACAGCACTCGGGCGCACAGTTCGCGCAGCCGGTCCACCAGCTGCGGCGAACCCGGCTCGGTGCCCACCGGGAGGTAAGCGCACACCGTGTCGTCCCGGCCGACGAACTCTTCGAGGTGCGCACACAGCGCCAGTGCCTCTGCCGCCCGCACCTCGTAGGGCACTTCCCGGCGCGCCGCCAACAGGGCAGCCCGGTGTTGGGCTTTAGTACCGGCGAGCACGCCGTCCACCATGTCAGCGCGCAACTGCATTGCGCCAGAGTGAAGGACCAACATGTTGCCGTTAGGGTGTGAACGATGAGGCCGCCAGAGGTCCCGATTCCACGCACAGCGATCGTCCCCGCGGCCGGATTGGGAACGCGATTCCTGCCCGCCACCAAGACTGTGCCCAAGGAATTGTTGCCTGTCGTCGACACGCCCGGTATCGAACTCGTCGCCGAGGAGGCCGCGGAGGCGGGCGCCGAGCGGCTGGTGATCGTCACCTCTGAAGGCAAAGACAGCGTGGTCGCCCACTTCGTCGAGGATCTGGTGCTGGAAGGCACGCTGGAGGCTCGCGGCAAGAAGGCGATGCTGGAGAAGGTGCGACGCGCCCCGGCACTGATCAAGGTCGAGTCGGTGGTGCAGCACGAGCCGCTGGGTCTTGGCCACGCGGTCGGCTGTGTGGAGGCGGTGCTGTCCCCGGACGAGGACGCGGTCTCGGTGCTGCTGCCCGACGACCTGGTGCTGCCGACGGGTGTGCTCGAGACCATGGCGAAGGTGCGGGCCAAGCGCGGCGGCACGGTCCTGTGCGCCATCGAGGTGTCCGAGGACGAGGTCAGCGCCTACGGCGTGTTCGACGTCGAGCCGGTCCCCGATGCGGCAAACCCGAACGTGATGCGGGTCAAGGGCATGGTGGAGAAGCCGAAGGCCGAGGACGCGCCGTCGCTGTATGCCGCGGCCGGCCGCTATCTGTTGGACCGGGCCATCTTCGACGCGCTGCGCCGTGTCGACCGCGGTGTCGGCGGCGAGATCCAGCTGACCGACGCCATCGAGTTGCTGATCAAGGAGGGGCACCCGGTGCATGTCGTGGTGCACCGCGGCTCTCGACACGACTTGGGAAATCCCGGCGGCTACCTGAAGGCTGCGGTTGACTTTGCCTTGGATCGTGACGACTATGGCCCGGATTTGCGGCGATGGTTGACGGCACGCCTGGGCCTGGCTGACAAGACCGAACAGTAGAAGCCCCGGCGGGCCCGCGCGAGGACAAGCTCGAGGCAGAAAGGCGCGCGGTGCGTTCGGTAGAGGAACAGCAGGCCAGAGTGGCGGCCGCTGCGGTGGCCCCGCGCCCGGTGCGCGTGCCGATCGCCGAGGCGCAGGGCCTGATGTGCGCCGAGGAAGTGATCACCGAACATCCTTTGCCGGGCTTCGACCAGGCCGCCATCGACGGGTATGCGGTCCGCAGTGTGGACGTTCAGGGTCTGGGCGCCGATTCCGATGACGAGCAGGGCGCCGAGGTCAGCCTGCCGGTGATGGGCGTGATCGAGGCGGGTGCGCGCACTCCGAGCCGGCTGCAGCCCAAACAAGCCGCCCGGGTGCAGACCGGTGCGCCGATGCCGACGCTGGCCGATGCCGTGTTGCCGTTGCGCTGGACCGACGGCGGTCAGGCGCGAGTGCGGGTGCTGCGCGGGGTCCGGTCGGGCGCCTATGTCCGGCGGGCGGGTGACGACGTGCAGCCCGGTGACGTCGCGGTGCGCGCCGGCGCGACGATCGGCGCCGCGCAGGTGGGATTGCTTGCCGCGGTCGGCCGCGAACGGGTGCTGGTGCATCCGCGTCCCCGGGTGACCGTGATGAGCGTGGGCGGCGAGTTGGTCGACATCTCCCGGACGCCCGGTAATGGTCAGGTCTACGACGTCAACTCCTATGCGATCGCCGCCGCGGCGCGCGATGCCGGCGCCGAGGTGAACCGGGTCGGCATCGTCAGCACCGATCCGAAGTCGCTGCGCGAGGCCGTCGAGGGTCAGCTCAACCGAGCCGAGGTGGTCGTGATCGCGGGTGCGGTCGGCGGGGCTGCGGCCGAAGGTGTGCGCGCGGTGCTGTCCAAGCTCGGCGAGATGGAGGTCACCCGAATCGCCATGCATCCCGGGTCGGTGCAGGGCTTCGGTCAGCTGGGGCGCGAACGGGTCCCGACGTTCCTGTTGCCGGCGAACCCGGTCAGCGCGCTGGTGGTTTTCGAGGTCATGGTCCGCCCGCTGATTCGGCTCTCGCTGGGCAAGCGGCAGTCGCTCCGGCGTGTCGTGCAGGCCCGGGCGTTGTCGCCGATTTCGTCGGTGCCCGGACGGAAGGGCTTCCTTCGGGGACAGCTGATGCGCGATCAGGACACCGGTGAGTATCTGGTGCAGGCGCTCGGCGGCGCCCCGGGTGCGTCGTCGCATCTCTTGGCGACGCTGGCCGAGGCCAACTGCTTGGTCGTGGTGCCCACCGAGCTGGATCAGGTCAGAACCGGCGAGGTCGTCGATGTCGCCTTCCTTGCTCAACGAGGCTGAACCGCGGAGCATGAGTGAATTTGTGGCGTAACAGTTCCCTGCACCCGGGCTGGCCCGCTTCCGTCGGTCCGTTGCGGGTCACCGCAGGGGTCATCCGGTTGCGTCCGGTGCGAATGCGCGACGCCGCGATGTGGAGCCGCATACGCCTGGCGGACCGACGCTATCTCGAGCCGTGGGAGCCGACTGCCGAGGTGGATTGGACTGTGCGACATGCAGTTTCGTCCTGGCCGCCGGTGTGTTCGGGCCTCCGGGCGGAGGCGCGCAAGGGTCGGATGCTGCCGTATGTGATCGAACTCGACGGCCAGTTCAGCGGTCAGCTCACGATCGGCAACGTGACCCACGGGGCGTTGCGCTCAGCCTGGATCGGCTACTGGGTGTCCAGTGCCGTCACCGGCGCGGGGGTGGCCACGGGTGCGCTTGCGCTGGGGCTCGACCACTGTTTCGGGCCGGTCGGTCTGCATCGGGTGGAGGCGACCGTGCGCCCGGAGAATGCGGCGAGCCGGGCGGTGTTGGCCAAGGTCGGCTTCCGTGAGGAGGGCCTGCTGGAGCGGTACCTCGATGTCGACGGCGCGTGGCGCGACCATCTGCTGGTGGGGATGACGGTGGAAGAGGTCGAGGGCTCGGTGGTGGGCCGGCTGGTGCACCGCGGGCTGGCGAAGTGGGCGTGATTGCTGAGGCGACTTGTTACTAATGTGACATTTGTGGCTGTTGGTGCTTGTCAAGGGCAAATTACAAGTGTGTAATTGACTCCGGCGCGCCGTCCCGGGTTGCCAGGGTCACGGACCTAGCCTGGACGCGAAAGGAGCAGGCCAACATGCCAAGCATCCCCCAATCATTGCTCTGGATTTCGCTTGTGGTGCTGTGGTTGTTCGTGTTGGTCCCGATGCTCATCAGCAAGCGCGACAACGTCCGTCGGACCAGCGACGTCGCGCTTGCCACCCGGGTGCTCAACGGTGCCGAGAAGTCCCGCCGATTCAAGCGCAGCGGCCCCTCGGCCGGTCATCGGCACGACCCGGACTGGCAGCCCGAAGAGGACCAGCTCGACGAGCTGGACTCCGACGACGAGGTGACGCCGTCGCGGACCCGCACGGTTGTCGTGGTGGCCGCCGTCGCCGAGGAGGCCGAGTCGGATTACCTCGACGTGGACGTGGTCGACGAGGATTCCGGCGCGCTGCCGGTCGGAGGCACCGCGCGCAGCGCCCAGGTCCAGCCGAGCCTGTTCGACGAAGCCCCGGCGCCGGTGGTGGCCGAGCCCGTGGCAGAGGTCGACGAGACCAGCGACGAGACCAGCGACGAGACCAGCGACGAAGCCCAGGATGAGCAGGCCGACGCCGAGCCCGCCGGCGACGACACCGATCAGTTCCAGGCGGTCACCGAGGATCAGCCGCAGGACGGCACCGAGGACGAATACGAATACGTCGAGGACACGTCCGGTCTGGAAGCCGAGGACGAGCCGGCGACGACCGTGACGCCGAGGGCGGGCCGGCCGCGTCGGTCGGAGTCCACGACGGCCGCGGCGGTCAGCGCCCGCAAGTACCGCTTCCGCAAGCGGATGCTGATGGCGATGGCTGCGGTCATGGTCGTCACAGCCGTGCTGTCCTTCACCGTCAGCTCGGATCTGTGGTGGGTCACCGGCGCGGCCGCTGCCGTGACGGTGCTGTACCTCGGCTATCTGCGCCGTCAGACCAGGATCGAGGAGCAGGTGCGTCGGCGTCGCCAGCAGCGGATGGCACGCTCACGGCTCGGAGTCGAGAACACCCAGGACCGCGAATTCGACGTCGTGCCGTCCCGGTTGCGCCGTCCCGGCGCCGCGGTGCTGGACATCGACGACGAGGATCCGATCTTCGAGCACCTCGACGAGGTCGCGTTCGCGCGGCACTTCGACCTGCCGCGGGCGGCAGGCCAGTAGGTCTCCGGTTTCAACTAGGCGGGCTGCGACTGGTAGCCTGCTAGCGACCAAGGGGCTATAGCGCAGTTGGTAGCGCGTCTCGTTCGCATCGAGAAGGTCAGGGGTTCGATTCCCCTTAGCTCCACAGAGTTTGACCAGTTCAGGGCGTAGTCTCTGGCTGGCCTTCCGAGGCCGCCCGCAGTGGCGCGAATTGCGACGTCGGTACGCGCGGGATCGGCCCGGCGACAGACGGTTCCGATGCCGAAGTCCCCGAAATCTCGCGCCTCCGCCGATGTTGGCCGTAGCCTGTTTGAGGTCGGGGACCGCTGACGAAGAATCCTTTGCTGGGATTGCGCGTTGATTGCCGGAGGGATAGGTCATGTCGGACGCCGGTGCGCTCGGTGACGAGCATCGACTGCGGCGGCTCATCGACAAACTTCCGGCCATGGTGGGGTACTGGGACGGCGATCTGCGCAATGTGGTCGCCAACGACGCCCACCGGCAGTTCTTCGGTCTGACTCCCGCCGAGATCCGGGGCATGCACATCACCGATTTGCTCGTCGGGGATCTCGGCGAAGCGAGCCTGCCGTACGTCTACGCCGCGATGGCGGGCGAGGACCAGATATTCGAGAAGACGCTGACCGACCACAACGGCATCACCCGCCATGTCCAGGCCTCCTACCTGCCGGATCTGGTGGACGGGCAGGTGCGCGGGTTGTATGTGCAGGTGGCCGATGTGACCGCGCGGGTCGAGGCCGAGCGGTCCCGCGACGACGCTCAGCGGTTGTTCGAGATCAGCATGGACAACGCGCCGTTCGGGAAAGCGGTGTTCACCACCGACGGGCGGGCGCTCTACATCAACTCCGCC contains the following coding sequences:
- a CDS encoding UTP--glucose-1-phosphate uridylyltransferase; the encoded protein is MRPPEVPIPRTAIVPAAGLGTRFLPATKTVPKELLPVVDTPGIELVAEEAAEAGAERLVIVTSEGKDSVVAHFVEDLVLEGTLEARGKKAMLEKVRRAPALIKVESVVQHEPLGLGHAVGCVEAVLSPDEDAVSVLLPDDLVLPTGVLETMAKVRAKRGGTVLCAIEVSEDEVSAYGVFDVEPVPDAANPNVMRVKGMVEKPKAEDAPSLYAAAGRYLLDRAIFDALRRVDRGVGGEIQLTDAIELLIKEGHPVHVVVHRGSRHDLGNPGGYLKAAVDFALDRDDYGPDLRRWLTARLGLADKTEQ
- a CDS encoding SAF domain-containing protein, producing the protein MGESLNPTLPSRIRHMLRPDFTRTVVARRAVAGALVVLAGLAALRPDPDHDRTDVVVAAHDLSPGLTLDADAVKVEKHSAATVPDGSLTKVDDVIGATLAGPARRGEVLTDVRVLGSRLTGLSAGPDARVVPLHLADAAVLDVIRPGDVVDVMGAADGGGDPKPTLAATNAVVVLVSPKQKAAGAGDDRVVLVALPAAGAHALAAATLVQTVTLTIH
- a CDS encoding GNAT family N-acetyltransferase, with the translated sequence MNLWRNSSLHPGWPASVGPLRVTAGVIRLRPVRMRDAAMWSRIRLADRRYLEPWEPTAEVDWTVRHAVSSWPPVCSGLRAEARKGRMLPYVIELDGQFSGQLTIGNVTHGALRSAWIGYWVSSAVTGAGVATGALALGLDHCFGPVGLHRVEATVRPENAASRAVLAKVGFREEGLLERYLDVDGAWRDHLLVGMTVEEVEGSVVGRLVHRGLAKWA
- the glp gene encoding gephyrin-like molybdotransferase Glp, which translates into the protein MRSVEEQQARVAAAAVAPRPVRVPIAEAQGLMCAEEVITEHPLPGFDQAAIDGYAVRSVDVQGLGADSDDEQGAEVSLPVMGVIEAGARTPSRLQPKQAARVQTGAPMPTLADAVLPLRWTDGGQARVRVLRGVRSGAYVRRAGDDVQPGDVAVRAGATIGAAQVGLLAAVGRERVLVHPRPRVTVMSVGGELVDISRTPGNGQVYDVNSYAIAAAARDAGAEVNRVGIVSTDPKSLREAVEGQLNRAEVVVIAGAVGGAAAEGVRAVLSKLGEMEVTRIAMHPGSVQGFGQLGRERVPTFLLPANPVSALVVFEVMVRPLIRLSLGKRQSLRRVVQARALSPISSVPGRKGFLRGQLMRDQDTGEYLVQALGGAPGASSHLLATLAEANCLVVVPTELDQVRTGEVVDVAFLAQRG
- a CDS encoding EAL domain-containing protein yields the protein MVNGDQLLARRLLAALAAGGVEPFFQPIVALDDGHVLGFEVLARWNDPEEGYIAPDRFIPIADRFGLLDRMLDQQMRTAFSAAADWPHHLFLGFNVSPTQLRNPELATRIAKAAMDSSFPLSRVHIEVTESGFIDDLTQPRRTLDRLINLGCMIAMDDFGTGYSSLTWLSTLPFSKLKIDASFVTAMEEHRQSRKIVHAVVSLGHSLGLAVVAEGVETPGQAELLRTMGCKLAQGYLFGRPMPARQVPDALAQMASAQAAKNLSVPMSLELRAHRLSESYAPDVAVAFMDPAGTVVASSTAFDKTLDSDGGDVAGRHIWDLIGVTPDTMAELRASDLLDEPFPAFDEKAADGSVGQVHIRPVKDESSELVGFTVEFGDNPNSAGMAS
- a CDS encoding 5-formyltetrahydrofolate cyclo-ligase — its product is MQLRADMVDGVLAGTKAQHRAALLAARREVPYEVRAAEALALCAHLEEFVGRDDTVCAYLPVGTEPGSPQLVDRLRELCARVLLPVTRTGAGGEPLALLWGVYVPGELVAARYGLREPAGPVLPSSALGEADLVLVPALAVDRRGVRLGRGGGFYDRSLPLCQPTAKLVAVVRDLELVDELPSEPHDIRMTHVLTPKHGLSALANPA
- the glpR gene encoding gephyrin-like molybdotransferase receptor GlpR — its product is MPSIPQSLLWISLVVLWLFVLVPMLISKRDNVRRTSDVALATRVLNGAEKSRRFKRSGPSAGHRHDPDWQPEEDQLDELDSDDEVTPSRTRTVVVVAAVAEEAESDYLDVDVVDEDSGALPVGGTARSAQVQPSLFDEAPAPVVAEPVAEVDETSDETSDETSDEAQDEQADAEPAGDDTDQFQAVTEDQPQDGTEDEYEYVEDTSGLEAEDEPATTVTPRAGRPRRSESTTAAAVSARKYRFRKRMLMAMAAVMVVTAVLSFTVSSDLWWVTGAAAAVTVLYLGYLRRQTRIEEQVRRRRQQRMARSRLGVENTQDREFDVVPSRLRRPGAAVLDIDDEDPIFEHLDEVAFARHFDLPRAAGQ
- a CDS encoding FmdB family zinc ribbon protein, whose translation is MPTYSYACTECDNRFDAVQAFTDDALTTCPECSGRLRKLFNSVGVVFKGSGFYRTDSREAGKSSKSESSSSSSSSSEKSTSSSDSSSSSSSSSSSASSAPAAAASS